A single Brachybacterium sillae DNA region contains:
- a CDS encoding L-threonylcarbamoyladenylate synthase: MSVYDTQDPAARETALDAAEEAIRHGGLVVLPTDTVYGIGADAFSPDAVDALLEAKGRGRDVPPPVLVGDPAVVMALAIDVPEYVEQLTEAFWPGPLTLILTAQPMLHWDLGETRGTVALRMPDHEVALDLLRRTGPLAVSSANRHGRDAATTVLDAATQLGDRVEVYLDGGTARLGTASTIIDTTVEPPEIVREGALSREDIVAAVGDIFTAPEPEADESDIQQPDADQPDADQPAADQPVDDQPGGEEPEAEAPAHAEAEPVVAEPAAEPSDELPTRRDG; encoded by the coding sequence GTGAGCGTGTACGACACCCAGGACCCGGCAGCCCGCGAGACGGCGCTCGATGCAGCCGAGGAGGCGATCCGCCACGGCGGCCTCGTCGTCCTCCCCACCGACACCGTGTACGGCATCGGCGCGGACGCGTTCTCCCCCGACGCCGTGGACGCGCTGCTCGAGGCGAAGGGCCGTGGGCGAGACGTGCCGCCGCCGGTGCTCGTCGGCGATCCCGCCGTGGTGATGGCGCTCGCGATCGACGTCCCGGAGTACGTCGAGCAGCTGACGGAGGCCTTCTGGCCCGGCCCGCTCACCCTGATCCTCACTGCCCAGCCCATGCTGCACTGGGACCTGGGGGAGACCCGCGGCACCGTCGCCCTGCGGATGCCCGACCATGAGGTGGCGCTCGATCTGTTGCGTCGCACGGGCCCGCTCGCCGTCTCCAGCGCGAATCGACACGGCCGCGATGCCGCGACGACCGTCCTGGATGCCGCCACGCAGCTCGGGGACCGGGTCGAGGTGTACCTCGACGGCGGGACGGCCCGGCTCGGCACCGCCTCGACGATCATCGACACCACCGTGGAGCCGCCGGAGATCGTGCGCGAGGGCGCTCTGAGCCGCGAGGACATCGTGGCCGCGGTGGGCGACATCTTCACCGCGCCCGAGCCCGAGGCGGATGAGTCGGACATCCAGCAGCCCGATGCCGACCAGCCCGATGCCGACCAGCCCGCCGCCGACCAGCCTGTGGACGACCAGCCCGGCGGGGAGGAGCCCGAGGCGGAGGCGCCGGCGCACGCCGAGGCGGAGCCCGTCGTCGCCGAGCCCGCCGCCGAACCGAGCGACGAGCTCCCGACC
- the prmC gene encoding peptide chain release factor N(5)-glutamine methyltransferase, with protein MTQPEQDPRPARAAGGARPLRAVLRETADRLRAAEVPSPEADARALIEHVLATDTPLVLVREVDAGALARLEPLVHRRERREPLQLILGAAPFRRLELTVRPGVFVPRAETELAVDLLLEHLGQRSAPTPGEMVRVVDLCTGSGALAAAVLDEIPQADVTAVDLSPEAVELARENLDAVAPGRGRVLAGDVTDESLAQVLRSDGPVDAVLSNPPYVPPDAVPRDPEVALHDPPLALFGGGEDGLLVPSAVLALAAEILLPGGLVVIEHADVHGPALRELAVRDGRLTAIRTQRDLTGRDRFLVARRAADTLRARGERLAP; from the coding sequence GTGACGCAGCCGGAGCAGGACCCCCGGCCCGCCCGGGCCGCCGGTGGAGCTCGACCACTGCGCGCCGTGCTGCGCGAGACCGCCGATCGGCTGCGCGCGGCCGAGGTGCCGTCCCCGGAGGCCGATGCCCGAGCACTGATCGAGCACGTCCTCGCCACGGACACCCCACTCGTCCTGGTGCGGGAGGTGGATGCTGGCGCCCTGGCCCGGCTGGAACCTCTGGTGCACCGCCGGGAGAGGCGCGAGCCGCTGCAGCTGATCCTCGGCGCCGCGCCGTTCCGCCGCCTCGAACTCACGGTACGGCCCGGGGTGTTCGTGCCCCGCGCCGAGACGGAACTCGCCGTCGATCTGCTCCTGGAGCACCTGGGGCAGCGGTCCGCGCCGACGCCTGGCGAGATGGTGCGGGTGGTGGACCTGTGCACCGGATCCGGGGCCCTCGCCGCTGCCGTGCTGGATGAGATCCCCCAGGCCGACGTGACCGCGGTCGATCTCTCCCCGGAGGCGGTCGAGCTGGCCCGCGAGAACCTCGATGCGGTCGCACCCGGGCGCGGTCGGGTCCTCGCCGGGGATGTCACCGATGAGTCCCTGGCGCAGGTGCTGCGCTCCGACGGTCCCGTCGACGCCGTGCTCAGCAACCCTCCGTATGTGCCGCCGGATGCCGTCCCGCGGGACCCCGAGGTCGCCCTGCACGATCCGCCCCTCGCCCTGTTCGGGGGAGGGGAGGACGGACTTCTGGTGCCGTCCGCGGTCCTCGCCCTCGCCGCCGAGATCCTCCTGCCTGGGGGGCTCGTCGTGATCGAGCACGCGGATGTCCACGGCCCGGCGCTTCGCGAGCTGGCGGTTCGCGACGGTCGTTTGACGGCGATCCGCACCCAGCGGGACCTCACGGGTCGGGACCGCTTCCTCGTCGCCCGCCGCGCCGCCGACACCCTCCGCGCCCGGGGTGAGAGACTGGCCCCGTGA